The following DNA comes from Kaistia sp. 32K.
ATGATCGAGCTTCGTGCCGTCGCGCTGCAGGCTGCGGGCGACGGCGATGCCGGCCATCACGCCGGCGGTGCCGTCGAAGCGGCCGCCATCCGGCACGGTGTCGCTGTGCGAACCGATGACGATCGCTCTCGCGTCCTCGTTGCGGCCCTCGCGCCGGCCGATCAGGTTGCCGGCGGCGTCGAGGCGGACGGCGAGGCCCGCCTCGCGCATGCGATCGGCGACATAGGCGCGGCCCTCCAGGAACATCGGCGAGAAGGCGCGGCGGGTCCAGGGATGGTCGGGATCGGTCAGCGCGGCGAGCGCCATCAGATCGTCCCACAGCCGGGTTTCGTCGACGGGCAGATTGGTGCGCATTCGGCGGGTCAATTTCCGATCGGCAGGGTGGCTGGCGGCCGGACGAAGCGGCCGGATCCGGGTTCGGCCAGCACGTCGCGTCCGTCGAAGGCCTGGATCCCGCGCAGGAACGTTCCGCTCACGCGCCAGGGGAGCTTGATGCCGTTATAGGGGCTCCAACCGACGACATTATGCCCACTTGCCCCTGCGTCATAGAGGAGCGGCTCGGGTGTCAACACGACAATGTCGGCATCCCTGCCGATCGCGAGCGCGCCCTTCTCGTGGTCGATGCGGAAGTGCCGCGCCGGATTGGCGGCCATCAGCCTCGCGGCCCATGTCAGCGGCAGGCCGCGTTCGAGCGCGCCCTTGACGAAGAGCGGCACCATCACCTCGAGCCCCGGCGCGCCGGAGGCATTTTCCAGCATGGCGGGCTTGGTCTTGCGGTCCTCCGACCAGGAGACATGGTCGGTCGAGACGAGGGCGACATTGCCGAGCGCGACCTGCCGCCAGAGCGCCTCGACCTCGGCGCGCGGCCGGATCGGCGGGTTGATCTTCGCCTTGCCGCCAAGGCGGCGGACGTCGTTTTCCTCGTCGAGCGTCAGATAGTGGATGCAGACCTCGACGGTTGCAGCAAAACCCTCGGCGCGGTAGCGGGCGGCGAGCTCCGCCCCGCGCGCCAGCGACGAATGCACGACATGCGCCGGGCAGCCGGTCAGCGCGCCGGTCTCGAAGATCTCGACATCGGCGAGAAGCTCGGTGAGCGGCGGCCGCGACAGGCCGTGCGCGCGCCAGTCGGTGATCCCCGAGGCGCGGACGCGGGCCATATGCGCGTCGACCGCCTCGTGGATCTCGTTGTGCACGCCGGCGGTGAGCCCGGTCGGCGCGATGGCGGCGAAGCAGTCGGCGAGCAGGGCCGGCGCGATGCGCGGGAAGCGCTTCGGGTCGGTGCCGAAGGTCGAGAATTTGAACGCGGCGACGCCGGCCGCGACCATTTCGGGAATGCGGGCCGGGCCTTCCTCGGGGTCGATCGTGCCGTAGAGGGCGAAGTCGACGCGCGCCTGCGGGCTCGCATGCGCGACCTTTTTCGCCACTGCCTCGGCCGAGCAGACGAGATTGCCCTCGTCATAGGGCATGTCGACGATGGTGGTGACGCCGCCCGCCGCCGCCGAGCGGGTCGACCAGAGGAAATCTTCCTGGTTCCTCTGGCTCAGCGAATGCACCTGCGCATCGATGGCGCCGGGCAGGATCAGCGCGTTGCCGAGTTCGTGCCTTTCCCGCGCGGAGGGCGCCTCGCCCTGGCCGATCAGCGCCACCTTGCCGTCGGAGACGGCAACGAAGCCGCCGGGAATGACGCGGTCGGCGGTGACGACGGTGCCGGAAAGGACGAGATCGAAATCGCTCATGCGGTCACCCGATGACTGTGTCGAGACCAGTGCGTGCTTCGAGACGCGGCCGTCGGCCGCTCCTCAGCATGTTGAGGTCTGTGTTTTCGGTCTTCTCAGGGCCGATATGGCGCCCAGCGGCCAACATCCTGAGGAGGCCCGAAGGGCCGTCTCGAAGGACGCACGGCGCTACCCAAGCACCCGTCGCCCCGGCGAAGGCCGGGGCCCATGAACACCGTCCGAGGGGATTGGCTTCCGGCCGGTGGATCCCGGCCTTCGCCGGGATGACGGACCGTGTGTGCCTGGACACCCTCACCCCAACCCTCTCCCGAGGGCGGGAAAGGGAGTCCGCCGGCACCCCTTCACCTCTCCCATGGGGAGAGGTCGGAGCGAAGCTCCGGGTGAGGGGGTAGGGAACTCTCCGGTGAGGCCTCAACCCCTCACCCGACGGCCTGCGGCCGTCGACCTCTCCCCATGGGAGAGGTGAAAGGACGGCGCCCAATGCACGATGGGTCAGACACCCAGGAAGCCGTGAAGCCACGGCCTCAGAGGCTTCGAAGGATGGCGGCTCGGCGGGCGCCCTCATCCCGCCACCTCCGCCAGGCGGCCGGTACGGCGGGCGACGCGGCGTTCGAGGATCGCTAAGGCGTCATAGAGCAGCACGGCGAGCAGTGCGACGATGATGCCGCCCTGCAGGATGAACGAGGTGTTGGAGGTGAGCAGCCCGGCGATGATCACCTCGCCGAGGCCCTTCGCCGCGACCGTCGAGCCGATCGTCGCCGTGCCCATGTTGATGACGACCGAAAGCCGGATGCCGGCGAGGATGACGGGCAGCGCGAGCGGCAGCTCAACGCGAAAAAGCTGCTGCTGCGGCGACAGCCCCATGCCGCGCGCTGCCTCGACGACGTTGCCGGGCACTTCCTTGAGGCCCGTGATCGTGTTCTCGAAGATCGGCAGCAGCCCGTAGAGGACGAGCGCGATCAGCGTCGGCTTCAGGCCGAAGCCGACCACCGGCACGGCGAGCGCCAGCACGGCGACGGGCGGGAAGGTCTGGCCGATATTGACGAGGCTGCGCGACAGCGGCAGGAACTCCGCCCCCATCGGCCTCGTGACGAACACGCCCATGACCAGCGCCAGCGCCGTGCCGATGACGCTCGCCACCGCGACGAGCCCAAGATGGGCGAGCGTCAGGCTGAGCAGGCTCGACTGGGTGTAGATCACCGGCGCGTTGTTCTCGGTGAACGGCTTCAGGATCGGCTCGAACCAGTCGGGCCGGAGCACGAGCGCGAGCAGCAGCGCCAGCGCCGCGAGGCGGGCGACCGGGCCGACGAACCGCCTCATGCCGTGCCGCCTGTTGCCGTGCCGCCGGGCAGATTACCGCCCGGCAGACCGCCGCAGGTCGGGCCGCCGGCATGCGCGAGCAGGGCGGCGAGCGAAATCCGGCCGCGCGGCGTGCCATCCTCGGCCGTGACGGGCAGCGCCTCGCGCTGGTGCCAGAGCAGCTCCGAAAGCGCGTCGCGCAACGTCGCCGTCTCGAGAATGGGCGGGCCTTCCGCCGTGCCGGGCTCGACGATCTGCGAGACCGGCGCGAGCGACAAGAGCCGGAACGGCCGGTCGACGCCGTCGACAAGCTTGGCGACGAAGCCGGGCGCGGGCTGCGCCAGGATCTCGGTCGGCGTCGCGTATTGCAGCAGCTTGCCCTTGTCCATCACGGCTATCCGGTCGCCGAGATGGATCGCCTCCTCCATGTCATGCGTGACCAGCACGACGGTGATGCCGAGCCTCTGCTGCACGGCGAGGAGATCCTCCTGCGCCTTGGCGCGGATGATCGGGTCGAGCGCGCCGAAGGGCTCGTCCATCAGGAGCAGGCCGGGTTCGGCGGCGAGCGCGCGGGCGACGCCGACGCGCTGCTGTTCGCCGCCGGAAAGCTGGTGCGGGAACTTTTTGGCGAAATCCGCCGGCTTCATGCTGAAGAGCGTCAGCAGTTCGTCGACGCGCTTGGCGATGCGGGCCTGGTCCCAGCCGAGCAGGGTCGGCACGGTGGCGATGTTGCGGGCGACCGTCCAGTGCGGGAACAGGCCGTTGCCCTGGATGACATAGCCGATGCCGCGCCGCAGCTCCTCGCCCGAGACCGAGGCGGCGTCCTTGCCGTCGATCGTGATCGTGCCGGAGGAGGGCTCGATCAGCCGGTTGATCATCCGAAGCGTCGTCGACTTGCCGGAGCCGGAGGTGCCGACGATGACGGTGATGGTACCGCGCTCGACGGAGAAGGAGACGTCGTCGACGGCGGTCTGGTCGCCGAAGCGGCGGCTGACATGCTCGAGTTCGATCAAAGCCGGCGCCTTTCGGTGAGTTCGATGATGGCGTCGAGGAGGATCGCCGCCGTGAAGGCGAGCGCGATCGTCGGTACGGCGCCGAGAAGGACGAGATCGGTCGCCGCCTGGCCGATGCCCTGGAAGACGAAGGTGCCGAAGCCGCCGCCGCCGATCAGCGCCGCGATGGTGACGAGGCCGATATTCTGCACCAGCACGATGCGGATGCCGGTCAGGATGACGGGGAGCGCCAGCGGCAGCTCGACCTGGAACAGGCGCTGGTGCTTGGTCATGCCCATGCCCTCGGCCGCCTCGACCACCGAGCGGCGCACCTCGCCGAGGCCGACCACCGTGTTGGCGACGACGGGGAGCAGCGAATAGAGGAAGAGCGCGATCAGCGCCGGCGCCGTGCCGATGCCGCGAATGCCGAGCTGGGCGGCGATCGGGAACGAGGCGGCGAACAGGCTGAGCGGCACGATCATCAGCCCGTACATCGCCATCGACGGCACGGTCTGGATGATGTTGAGGACCGGCAGCGTGATGCCGCGCAAGGTCGCGTTGCGGTGGCAGGCGATGCCGAGCGGCAGGCCGACGACGATCGCGGCGGCGAGCGAGCTGACGGCGAGCAGGATGTGCTGCCGCCCCTCGCGCCAGAACTTGTCGGCGTTGGTAGCGTATTCCTTCAGGATCGACAGCCCGTCCCAGTGGCCGGAGCCGAGGATGAGCGCGACGGCGACCGCCGCCCCCGCCAGCATGCCGAGCCGGGCGAAGGGTCCGAGCTTCAGCTTGGCGATGGCGTCGGTGGTGAGCACCGCGAAGGCGAAGGCCATCAGCCAGAAGCCGGAGGCCGGCGAGACGCGGGCGAAATTGTTGCCGGGCGGCACGACCGTCGCCGGCACGATGCCGATCAAGATGGCAAGCAGCAGCAGCGAGACGACGCCGGTGGCGAGCCGGAGCCAGGCGCCGGTGCGCAGCACGGCGACGATGGTGGCGAGCGACAGGATGCCGATGCCGATCGCCGCCCAGAGCGTCGGCAGCGAGGCGCCCAGGCTGAGGCCCTGGCCGGAGATGAGCCGGTTCGGTTTCAGGGTGGCGAAGGACTGCCAGTCCATGCCGACGATGGCGATCAGCGCCACGACGATGCCGACCCGATCGAGGCGGGCGGTGAGCGGCACGGGTGGAGCGGCGGTCTGGCTGGCGTCCGTCAAGCCGGTGGGTCCCCTTTGAAGGCAGGCTGCCTCGGCCGAACTGGCGCGCCGAAATCTCGACGCGGTGCGAGAGGGAAGCTTAGGGCCAATTCCCCGCGCCGCAAGATGATATTGGCTAACGGCAGGTTAACGGATCGCGGCCTGTTAACCCCCGGACGGCGACGGTTTCGCCGTCGTCCGGTTTCACGTGAAGTCGCGCCCGGGGCGGAGCGGTCGGACTACTTCAGCAGGCCCTTCTCGGTCAGCCAGCTCTTGGCGACTTCCTTGGCCGGCTCGCCGCCGACCTGGATGCGGCCGTTCAGTTCCTGCAGCGTCTTGAGGTCGAGCGCGGCGAACACCGGCGTCAGGACTTCCTGGATCTTCGGGAACTTCTTCAGCACGTCCTCGCGCACGATCGGCGCCGGCGCATAGACCGGCTGCACCGCCTTGTCGTCCTGGAGCACGACGAGGCCGGCGGCCTGGATGGCGCCGTCGGTGCCGTAGACCATGGCGGCGTTGACGCCGTCGGTCTGTTCGGCGGCCGCCTTGATCGTCGCCGAGGTGTCGCCGCCGGAAAGCACGAGCAGCTGCTCCGGCTTGAGCGTGAAGCCATAGGCGGTCTGGAAGGCCGGAAGGGCCGCCGCCGAATTGACGAACTCGGACGAGCCGGCCAGCTTCACCTTGCCGCCGCCGGCGACCCACTTGCCGAAATCGCTGAGCGATTTCAGGCTGTTGGCTTCCGCCACCTCGCCGCGCAGGCCGATCGCCCAGGTGTTGTTGGCGGGCGAGGGCGAGAGCCAGACGATCTTGTTGGCATCGTAGTCGAGCGTCTTCGCCGTCTCATAGCCCTTGGCGGCGTCCTTCCAGACCGGGTCGTCGGCCTTGTTGAAGAAGAAGGCGGCGTTGCCGGTATATTCGGGATAGATGTCGATCTCGCCGGCGGTGATCGCCTTGCGCACCACGGGCGTGCCGCCGAGCGAGATGCGGTCGTCGACCGAGATGCCGTTCGCCTCGAGCACGAGTGCGATGACGTTGCCGAGCAGCGTCCCCTCCGTGTCGATCTTGGAGGACACGACGACATCGGCCGCCTGCGCCGTGCCGATGGAGGCGAGGATCGCGGCGGCGGCCACGAGGGTCTTCAAGGCTTTCATGGCGGGGTTCCTAGGGTTGTCGGTTGATCCGTTCCGTATCGATAGTTCTTAGGGTGACGTGCGGGTCAATGCGAGAAAATGAGCTCATCCGTTGTGATGGACTCGTAGAAATTCCTGACTGTTTCCAAGAGCGCCGGCTGAAAAAGGTTGCGCTCGATCGTTTCGATGTCGAGCGAAAGCGCGCGATCCTTGTCGAGGAAGGCAACTTCGGCCCGGACGGATTCGTGCACGATCGCTACCAGCCCGGCCGGTTGCAGGCCCTGCATGTCGAGACCCTGGGCGGCCAGCAGCGCCTCGATCGCCACCATCATCCGGAGCGCCGTGATCTGGCGGTTGAGGCGCTCGACGATCAGCGGCGCGAACATCGCCTCGTCCTCCATGCCGCCGGCGATCAGGAGCGGCATCGCCGAAACCGGCGCCAGTTCCGCCATGACGCGGCTGGCGAGATCGCCGGCGAGCTTCACCAGCGGGCCGAAGCCGGTGGCGTCGGTGTCCTCGGAGACCAGGTTGGTCGGCAGCACGCCGCGCCCGCCATTGGCGATCAGAACGATGCGGTTCAGGATGTTGCGGGCGAGATGGGCGAGGCCGGGACCCACCGATTGCAGGGTCAGCGCCAGCTCGAGCGGCAGCGACCCGCCCGAGGTCATCGGGATGCCGTCGATGACGACGGGATTGTCGTCTGGCCGCGCCGTCGCCGCCTCGACGGCGGCGGCTGCGAAGGCGACGACGCCGGCCGAGGCGCCGAAGATCTGCGCCATCATCCGCAAGCTGAGCGGATCGTGCAGATGCGTCGCCGGCGACCAGGGAAAGGCGTCGGCGACGGCGGTGAGCACGGCTCCTGCGGCCGCCTCGCGCGGCGAACCGATCCGCATGGCGACCCGCCAGGGCTCGGGCGACGCCCGCAGCGCCGCCGCCGCGCTCGATCCGGTCGCCATGGCGACGCGCACCGTCTGCGCCGCCTCGATCAGGGTCGCCCCGGCGCTCGCGACCGTCAGCGCGTTGGTGCTGACGGCGGAGAGCGCGTCCTTCAGCCGGAACACGTGCGGCGTGAGGCCCGCCTCGCGCAGCGCCATTTCGGCCGGTTTCAGGACGCCGCGATGGAACACCTGGCCCTCGCCGGCGAGCGCCGTCGCCACCTGGCTCATCAGCCCGATATCGGCGGCGCCGATCGAGCCGAGGCGGCGCACGACGGGGACGATGTCGGCATCGAGCGCCGCGACATAGGCGCGGACGAGGTCGGGACTGCAGCCGACCATGCCGGAGAGCGCGGTGTTGACGCGGATGGCGATGCCGGCGCGGACGATTTCGGGCGCCAGCGGCTCGCCGACGCCGAAATGGTGGGCGCGGACGAGATCGGTGCGGTCGGTCGAACTGGTGAGGGCGACCGCGCGATCCTTGATCGCGCCGACTCCGGTCGTCACGCCATAGAGCGGACGCCCGCCCTCGACCGCCCCGCGCACCGCCTCGTAGGCGTTCTGCACTTCGACGAGGCGAACTTCGCATGGCACGACATGCAGCAGTCCGCGCCCGATCAGGGAAAGCGTCGACAGGCGGAGGGTCGAGCCGTCCAGGACGATCGTGTCGCGCTGCGATCCGGTGGCGTCTCCCAGCAATATTTCGGCGGCAGGCGGCATGATGTCCTTGTGATTGGGCGGTTTGGCTGCGGCCCCGGGTCAGCTTAGCGCAAAATTCGCGGCAGGAGATCATCCCTGTCGCGCCGCCTCTTCCTCCATGCGGCGACGCCGAGGCCGATTGATCCCGTCGTGGCGCGGGGCCATGATCGCCGCCCATTTCGAATCGAGCGCCAAGGACCCGTGCCGTGACCGACAGCCTGATCGACAGTTCCGACGTTGCGATCCCGATCCATGCCGTCGAGCCGGACGGGCTGGAGGCGCTGCTGGCGTCGATCGGCGAGGTCGAGGCGGCCTGGGCGCGTTCGACCGGCTTCGACGCGGCGGCCGGCGCCGTCACCATCATCGCCGACGCCAAGGGCGTCATCGGCCGCGTCCTGTTCGGTCTCGGCCGGGCGGACGGCCGCCGTCGCGCGCCGCTGATCACCGGCAAGCTCCCGAACATCCTGCCGCAGGGCGACTATCATTTCGTCACGGACCTGCCGGATCCCGCGCTCGGCGCGCTCGGCTGGGCGCTCGGCAATTACCGCTTCGAGCGCTACAAGACCAACCCGTCGCCGGTGCCCCGCCTCGTCGTTCCCGCCGGCGTC
Coding sequences within:
- a CDS encoding dihydroorotase family protein, producing the protein MSDFDLVLSGTVVTADRVIPGGFVAVSDGKVALIGQGEAPSARERHELGNALILPGAIDAQVHSLSQRNQEDFLWSTRSAAAGGVTTIVDMPYDEGNLVCSAEAVAKKVAHASPQARVDFALYGTIDPEEGPARIPEMVAAGVAAFKFSTFGTDPKRFPRIAPALLADCFAAIAPTGLTAGVHNEIHEAVDAHMARVRASGITDWRAHGLSRPPLTELLADVEIFETGALTGCPAHVVHSSLARGAELAARYRAEGFAATVEVCIHYLTLDEENDVRRLGGKAKINPPIRPRAEVEALWRQVALGNVALVSTDHVSWSEDRKTKPAMLENASGAPGLEVMVPLFVKGALERGLPLTWAARLMAANPARHFRIDHEKGALAIGRDADIVVLTPEPLLYDAGASGHNVVGWSPYNGIKLPWRVSGTFLRGIQAFDGRDVLAEPGSGRFVRPPATLPIGN
- a CDS encoding ABC transporter permease: MRRFVGPVARLAALALLLALVLRPDWFEPILKPFTENNAPVIYTQSSLLSLTLAHLGLVAVASVIGTALALVMGVFVTRPMGAEFLPLSRSLVNIGQTFPPVAVLALAVPVVGFGLKPTLIALVLYGLLPIFENTITGLKEVPGNVVEAARGMGLSPQQQLFRVELPLALPVILAGIRLSVVINMGTATIGSTVAAKGLGEVIIAGLLTSNTSFILQGGIIVALLAVLLYDALAILERRVARRTGRLAEVAG
- a CDS encoding ABC transporter permease — translated: MTDASQTAAPPVPLTARLDRVGIVVALIAIVGMDWQSFATLKPNRLISGQGLSLGASLPTLWAAIGIGILSLATIVAVLRTGAWLRLATGVVSLLLLAILIGIVPATVVPPGNNFARVSPASGFWLMAFAFAVLTTDAIAKLKLGPFARLGMLAGAAVAVALILGSGHWDGLSILKEYATNADKFWREGRQHILLAVSSLAAAIVVGLPLGIACHRNATLRGITLPVLNIIQTVPSMAMYGLMIVPLSLFAASFPIAAQLGIRGIGTAPALIALFLYSLLPVVANTVVGLGEVRRSVVEAAEGMGMTKHQRLFQVELPLALPVILTGIRIVLVQNIGLVTIAALIGGGGFGTFVFQGIGQAATDLVLLGAVPTIALAFTAAILLDAIIELTERRRL
- a CDS encoding ABC transporter substrate-binding protein encodes the protein MKALKTLVAAAAILASIGTAQAADVVVSSKIDTEGTLLGNVIALVLEANGISVDDRISLGGTPVVRKAITAGEIDIYPEYTGNAAFFFNKADDPVWKDAAKGYETAKTLDYDANKIVWLSPSPANNTWAIGLRGEVAEANSLKSLSDFGKWVAGGGKVKLAGSSEFVNSAAALPAFQTAYGFTLKPEQLLVLSGGDTSATIKAAAEQTDGVNAAMVYGTDGAIQAAGLVVLQDDKAVQPVYAPAPIVREDVLKKFPKIQEVLTPVFAALDLKTLQELNGRIQVGGEPAKEVAKSWLTEKGLLK
- a CDS encoding aromatic amino acid lyase, which translates into the protein MPPAAEILLGDATGSQRDTIVLDGSTLRLSTLSLIGRGLLHVVPCEVRLVEVQNAYEAVRGAVEGGRPLYGVTTGVGAIKDRAVALTSSTDRTDLVRAHHFGVGEPLAPEIVRAGIAIRVNTALSGMVGCSPDLVRAYVAALDADIVPVVRRLGSIGAADIGLMSQVATALAGEGQVFHRGVLKPAEMALREAGLTPHVFRLKDALSAVSTNALTVASAGATLIEAAQTVRVAMATGSSAAAALRASPEPWRVAMRIGSPREAAAGAVLTAVADAFPWSPATHLHDPLSLRMMAQIFGASAGVVAFAAAAVEAATARPDDNPVVIDGIPMTSGGSLPLELALTLQSVGPGLAHLARNILNRIVLIANGGRGVLPTNLVSEDTDATGFGPLVKLAGDLASRVMAELAPVSAMPLLIAGGMEDEAMFAPLIVERLNRQITALRMMVAIEALLAAQGLDMQGLQPAGLVAIVHESVRAEVAFLDKDRALSLDIETIERNLFQPALLETVRNFYESITTDELIFSH